The sequence below is a genomic window from Pseudomonadota bacterium.
GACGTGTGCCATGTGCTCGTCGTCGCCTTGTCGACCCAGCAGCTCGAGGGCTCGATCGATGCGCACGCTCGCCACCAGCAGGGTGGCCAGAGAACGATAGAAGAGGCGCAGCGAATCTGCCTTCAGATGCTGCTTCATGAGCGTCGGCATCTTGAAGGGGAGGCGCGGCGCCTCTTCTTCGGGCGGCGGCGAGGCGTCGATGTGCTCGACCGGCCGCCCGGGTCGACGAATCGTCAACGGCCCTGGAACTGGGCCGTGCGCTTGTCGCAGTAGGCGGCAAGCCCCTCTTTGGCGTCTTCGCTCTGGAAGAGCTGCTGCTGGAGCTCGCGCTCGATGGAGAGGGCCTCGCTGAAGGGAACCTCGGCGCCGGAGATGACCGAGCGCTTGATGAGGCCCACCGCTTTGGCCGCCTTGTTCGGGGGAACGAACTGGCGCGCGTAGTCGAGCACGTTCTGCATGAAGTTGTCGTTGTCGAAGACGTGGTTGACGATGCCGAGCTCGAGAGCCTCTTCAAACGAGAACACGCGCCCCGTCGTCATGAGCTCGATGGCCTTCGGCTTGCCCACCAGGCGCACCAGGCGCTGGGTGCCGCCCGTTCCCGGAAGCACGCCGAGGTTCACCTCGGGCAGGCCCACCTTGCCCGCGTCGCGACGGGCGATGCGGATGTCGGCGGCCATGGCGATCTCGAGTCCGCCGCCCACGGTGTGGCCGTTGAGGGCTGCGATGACCAGCTTGGGGGTCTGCTCGAGACGGTTGAGCGTCTCGTTGGCGTGCAGGCAGAAGAAGTACTTGAAGCGCGGGGTGACCTCGCGCAGCATCGAGATGTTGGCCCCCGCAGAGAAGAACTTGTCTCCCCGACCGCGGATGACGATGACGTGAACCTCGTCATCGAAGCGGGCCTGCAAGATGGCCTCGTCGAGATCGCGCATCATCTCGTAGGTGTAGGTGTTCGCGGGGGGATCTTGCAGCTCGAGGATGGCGACTCCGCCCTCGACTCGATACTCGACCTTCTTCGTTACGGTTTCAACAGCCATCTGACGACCTCCATCAAGTGCAGCGCCGCGCCTCTCGGCGGCGAGCCGCCGCGTGTTGCCACGGCGGAGACAGGCCCGTCAGGCGCCGCGGGCGCGAGCGTGGGCCGCCCTCGTATTCGCACCTGTACCCGTCGTTCCTTCTTCTGACAACCTGGAAGCGCAGCCCGAGCAGCGCGAACGAAGGACTCGACGCCTGAGGGCGAAACATGAGAGCACCCATGAGCAACCTTTCGCCCTCGACCACCGCCATCGTCTTCGATTTCGACGGCTGCATCGCCGATTCGCTCTCTCTCTTCCATCGGCTCTACCAACAGACGTGCGACCACTTCAACCTGCATCTGCCGGTCTCCACCCCCGATGCGTTCAGGGCCTGGTACAACGCCCGATGGGAACGCAACTTCCTTGACATGGGCGTCTCTGAGGAGAACGTGCAGGAAGTGCTCGACTATGCGCGCGCCCACGTCGATTACAGCAGCGTGACCCTCTTCCCTGAGGTGGTGAGCGCTGTGCGCAGTCTTGCGCCGCAATACCGCCTGGGCATCGCCTCCACCACCGACGCGAGCGTCATCGAGGGCAAGCTCGAGGCCGAGGGCCTGCGCCACCTGTTCGGCGTTGTCATCGGCGGTGAAGAAGGCGGCAGCGACAAGATCGCGCGCTTCGGAGACGCATTGAAGGGGCTGGGCGCCGAGGGGCGCCACTCGGTGGGCATCGGAGACACCCCCCTCGACGTGCACTGCTCACGGCACTGGGGCATGCGCACCATCGGTGTGACCTATGGGTGGAACGCCGAGCACCTGGTGGCCGAGGCGAGGCCCGACCGGCTCGTTCGCCACCCGAGTGAGGTCGAGGCGGCAATCCGCTCGCTGCTCGCCTGAGCACCTGCCACAGCCGCCCGGCTGGCTATCCCTCGGCGCGACTGGGATAGAGCGCGTCTGCAGCCGCCTCTCCCTCGGCCACGAGACGCTCCACCTGCGCGATCAGCGCGGCGGGGTGGTAGGGAGCCGTGATGCCACGCACGTGCGGGTAGGTCTGCAGCACCTCGTTCGGCATGGCCACGTCAGAGATGACGACGCAGTGCAGGTGGGGCTGGAGCTCTCGTGCCATCGAGACCAGCTCGAAGACGTTCACCGAGGTCAGATGCGCAGACGCCACCATCACGTGAAAGCCCACGCTCTCGAGCTGCTCCATCGCCTCTTGCACGCTGTCGCAAGCCACCACATCGCAATCCTGCGAGAGAAAGGTCTGGGCCAGACGCAGCGTTCGCCGCGTCTCATCGACCAGAAGGGTCTTGGGCTTGGGGAGCGGGTTCATCTCACAGACTACTTCTCGACGAGCCCGCCGGCGCCTTCCTCGCCTGCCAGCGAGGTCTAAGTGCCCCCGCCGGGCTGCGCCTCGGGCTCACCCCTGCTACTTCTCGGGCTCGGACTCAGGCTCGGTCTCGGCCGCGGGCTCGACTGCGGCCTCGACCGCGACCGCGGCCGCGAGGCGCGTGTGTCGAACGCAAGCCCCTTCTCGTCAGCGCTCGCCGACGCCAGGCTCGAGACGTGGGAGAGTACATCGGCAACCGCGAACGCAACCACCTCGAGCTCGAAGCGGCCAGACTCCACCTTCGACAGATCGAGGACGTCATTCAAGATTCCCAGCAGCGCCGTGGCGGCCGCATGCGCCTTGCCCACGTAGTCGCGCTGACGTGGCGTGAGGTCGGTGCAGAGCGCCAGGTGCGACATCCCGATGATGGCGTTCATGGGGGTTCTGATCTCGTGGCTCATGTTGGCCAGGAACTCGCCCTTGGCGCGCAATGCCGCTTCCGCGCGCTCACGGGCGTCGTGGAGATCGTCAACCATCGACTCGATGCGCGCCATCTGGTCAACGAGCTATGAGCCACGCCTCTGTCCGCTCGTAGAACATGAACCCGTACATCACGAGCAGAAAGCCCCAGAGCTGAATCAGATCGGCCTGCAGGGCCCCGCCGAACAGATAGGCGCCCACCAGTGACGTCGAGAGCATGGTTGCCCAGAGCACGCTCCGGGTGGAGACAGGGAAGTATCGCGGCAGCAGCCGGTAGAGCATCAGGTACGCCACGTGGGCCACGAGCATGACAGAGAAGAACCAGAGGAGCTTCGGCGCCTGGAAGACCCAGCCCACGAACAGATACGGCAGAATGACCATGAAGATCGACGCAAAGAGCGAGAAGTTGCTCAGCCGCTTCCAGGTCTTGAGACGCTCGGTGTCACCAGGCTCGACCCCGCCCTCGACGATGGTGCTCAGCCAGCGCGGGAGTTTTTCAAACGGGTTTGTCACGGGTTCCCTCCGGCCGAGCAGAGCTCCCTTCGGCGGAAGGCGCGTCCTTCAGCGTTCACCGCGGTCGCCCGCCCCACGCACGCTTGCGCTGGCGCCTCAATCGTGCGTGTAGGGCAGACGCGACGGCTCAGGCGGTGAGCACGTGGAAGATGGCGGCCCGCTCGAGCGGTGAGAAGCCGAGCAGGAAGTCGCCGAGGCTGTCGGCGGTGATGGGCAGATCGTCCGTGTTGCGCACCGTCGCCTCGAGCCGCCCGCCGTCGTCGACAAGACGCAGGTGCATGGGGGCGCCACCCTCGTGACCCGTGAGCTCCACGGCGCCATCGCTCGCGCGCCGGATGTCGAGATCAAAGCCGAAACCGCTCTGATGTCCTTCGACGTGGGCCGCCTGATCGAGGCCAGGGGAAACGTGGAGATCGAGACCGTAGCCACGCAGGTGGCCGACCACGTCGGTGGTGCCGTTGTTGTTGAGATGGATGTCGAGGTCGAGCCCAGCTCCGTCTTGCGCGCCCTGGAGCTTCATGGGCGTGCCGTGGGGGTGGGGGTGGCCCGGTGAGGTGTACATCGAAATCAAGCTCATCATGTGGCGCAGTGTAACAGGTTCTGCCCGAAGGGTGAGATCTGCGATGTTAACGGTTGGCGCAGATCACCGTACCGCGATCGCCCGACCCGCGCGCCACCGACCTTGCAGGCAGATCGTCGGCCTCTTTTCGGCGCAGGCAGAGGGCAGGCCGCGCAAAGACCGAAAGCCTGCATGACCGCTGAGAAGATGAGGGTCCTGCCCCGCAATGATGATCAAGCTCATGTTCCTGCCAATGATGCTCAAGGTGCTGACGAAGACGCACCGCCCCTATGTCTGCGCCCTTCTCTACACCCTCCTCATCATCACCAACGGCCTGATCTTCGACGTGGCCTTCGGCGGCACATGGCAGAGCGCCGCTCTCGAGGCCGGCA
It includes:
- a CDS encoding enoyl-CoA hydratase/isomerase family protein, which translates into the protein MAVETVTKKVEYRVEGGVAILELQDPPANTYTYEMMRDLDEAILQARFDDEVHVIVIRGRGDKFFSAGANISMLREVTPRFKYFFCLHANETLNRLEQTPKLVIAALNGHTVGGGLEIAMAADIRIARRDAGKVGLPEVNLGVLPGTGGTQRLVRLVGKPKAIELMTTGRVFSFEEALELGIVNHVFDNDNFMQNVLDYARQFVPPNKAAKAVGLIKRSVISGAEVPFSEALSIERELQQQLFQSEDAKEGLAAYCDKRTAQFQGR
- a CDS encoding HAD family hydrolase — protein: MRAPMSNLSPSTTAIVFDFDGCIADSLSLFHRLYQQTCDHFNLHLPVSTPDAFRAWYNARWERNFLDMGVSEENVQEVLDYARAHVDYSSVTLFPEVVSAVRSLAPQYRLGIASTTDASVIEGKLEAEGLRHLFGVVIGGEEGGSDKIARFGDALKGLGAEGRHSVGIGDTPLDVHCSRHWGMRTIGVTYGWNAEHLVAEARPDRLVRHPSEVEAAIRSLLA
- a CDS encoding response regulator; this translates as MNPLPKPKTLLVDETRRTLRLAQTFLSQDCDVVACDSVQEAMEQLESVGFHVMVASAHLTSVNVFELVSMARELQPHLHCVVISDVAMPNEVLQTYPHVRGITAPYHPAALIAQVERLVAEGEAAADALYPSRAEG